A genomic window from Camelus ferus isolate YT-003-E chromosome 9, BCGSAC_Cfer_1.0, whole genome shotgun sequence includes:
- the FXYD3 gene encoding FXYD domain-containing ion transport regulator 3 isoform X3 has protein sequence MQEVALSLLVLLAGLPALDANDPEDKNSPFYYDWHSLRVSGLICAGVLCALGIIVLMTATPGIPHLSSQQALPITAEDR, from the exons ATGCAAGAGGTGGCCCTGAGCCTGCTTGTCCTCCTGGCAG gcctgcctgccttGGACGCCAACGATCCAGAAG ATAAAAACAGCCCTTTCTACTATG ACTGGCACAGCCTCCGGGTCAGCGGGCTCATCTGCGCAGGCGTCCTGTGTGCCCTTGGCATCATTGTCCTCATGA CCGCCACCCCGGGGATCCCCCACCTCTCATCACAACAG GCTCTGCCCATAACTGCTGAGGATAGATAA
- the FXYD3 gene encoding FXYD domain-containing ion transport regulator 3 isoform X2, whose translation MQEVALSLLVLLAGLPALDANDPEDWHSLRVSGLICAGVLCALGIIVLMSGKCKCKFSQKPRRHPGDPPPLITTGSAHNC comes from the exons ATGCAAGAGGTGGCCCTGAGCCTGCTTGTCCTCCTGGCAG gcctgcctgccttGGACGCCAACGATCCAGAAG ACTGGCACAGCCTCCGGGTCAGCGGGCTCATCTGCGCAGGCGTCCTGTGTGCCCTTGGCATCATTGTCCTCATGA GTGGGAAATGCAAATGCAAGTTCAGTCAGAAGCCCCG CCGCCACCCCGGGGATCCCCCACCTCTCATCACAACAG GCTCTGCCCATAACTGCTGA
- the FXYD3 gene encoding FXYD domain-containing ion transport regulator 3 isoform X1, translating into MQEVALSLLVLLAGLPALDANDPEDKNSPFYYDWHSLRVSGLICAGVLCALGIIVLMSGKCKCKFSQKPRRHPGDPPPLITTGSAHNC; encoded by the exons ATGCAAGAGGTGGCCCTGAGCCTGCTTGTCCTCCTGGCAG gcctgcctgccttGGACGCCAACGATCCAGAAG ATAAAAACAGCCCTTTCTACTATG ACTGGCACAGCCTCCGGGTCAGCGGGCTCATCTGCGCAGGCGTCCTGTGTGCCCTTGGCATCATTGTCCTCATGA GTGGGAAATGCAAATGCAAGTTCAGTCAGAAGCCCCG CCGCCACCCCGGGGATCCCCCACCTCTCATCACAACAG GCTCTGCCCATAACTGCTGA